A genomic stretch from Polyangium spumosum includes:
- the sthA gene encoding Si-specific NAD(P)(+) transhydrogenase yields the protein MSSRAFDVIVIGSGPGGEGAAMKCAKEGRSVCVVDQRHLVGGACTHTATIPSKALRHAIQRFVEMRHVPGFRASPDAQPSFGDLTRTAGSVIARQTDMRQTFYERNKVEVVEGRARFLDANTVEVGQPKGAVDVLTAKAFIIAAGSRPYHPPDVDFTHPRVYDSDTILGMEEMPQSMIVYGAGVIGCEWGSMFRMLGVKLNLINTRDKLLSFLDDEIVDALAYHLRDMGCLIRHNEEYERVEGQDDGVVLHLKSGKKIKADVLLWANGRTGNSNGMGLEDLGVPLDSRGNIKVNEAYQTSVPHIYAVGDIVGFPSLASAAYDQGRFAATHLVEGRLETRLVEDIPTGIYTSPEISSVGRTERELTKAGIPYEVGHAQFKSLARAQITGRTVGMLKILFHRETLELLGVHCFGDNASEIIHIGQAIMSQEGKANSLLYFVNTTFNYPTMAEAYRVAALNGLNRVF from the coding sequence ATGAGCTCGCGAGCATTCGACGTCATCGTGATCGGCAGCGGCCCCGGCGGGGAAGGGGCGGCGATGAAGTGCGCCAAGGAGGGCCGCAGCGTCTGCGTCGTCGACCAGCGCCACCTGGTCGGGGGCGCTTGCACGCACACGGCCACCATCCCTTCGAAGGCGCTTCGCCACGCGATCCAGCGCTTCGTGGAGATGCGCCACGTCCCTGGGTTCCGGGCGAGCCCCGACGCGCAGCCCTCGTTCGGCGACCTCACCCGCACGGCGGGCAGCGTCATCGCGCGCCAGACCGACATGCGGCAGACGTTCTACGAGCGCAACAAGGTCGAGGTCGTCGAGGGCCGCGCCCGTTTCCTCGACGCGAACACCGTCGAGGTCGGGCAGCCGAAGGGCGCGGTCGACGTCCTCACGGCCAAGGCGTTCATCATCGCCGCCGGCTCGCGGCCGTATCACCCGCCGGACGTCGATTTCACGCATCCGCGCGTCTACGACTCCGACACGATCCTCGGGATGGAGGAGATGCCGCAGTCGATGATCGTGTATGGCGCGGGCGTCATCGGCTGCGAGTGGGGGAGCATGTTCCGCATGCTCGGCGTGAAGCTGAACCTCATCAATACCCGCGACAAACTGCTCTCGTTCCTCGACGACGAGATCGTCGACGCGCTCGCGTATCACCTGCGCGACATGGGCTGCCTCATCCGGCACAACGAGGAGTACGAGCGGGTGGAGGGCCAGGACGACGGCGTGGTCCTGCACCTCAAGAGCGGCAAGAAGATCAAGGCCGACGTCCTGCTCTGGGCGAACGGGCGCACGGGCAATTCGAATGGGATGGGGCTCGAGGACCTCGGGGTCCCCCTCGATTCTCGCGGCAACATCAAGGTGAACGAGGCCTACCAGACGTCCGTGCCGCACATCTACGCGGTGGGCGACATCGTGGGTTTCCCCTCGCTCGCGAGCGCGGCCTACGATCAGGGCCGCTTCGCCGCGACGCACCTCGTCGAGGGCCGGCTCGAGACGAGGCTCGTCGAGGACATCCCGACGGGCATCTATACCTCGCCCGAGATCTCCTCCGTGGGCCGGACCGAGCGTGAGTTGACGAAGGCGGGGATCCCCTACGAGGTGGGCCACGCGCAGTTCAAGTCGCTCGCCCGCGCGCAGATCACGGGGCGGACCGTGGGGATGCTCAAGATCCTGTTCCACCGCGAGACGCTGGAGCTGCTCGGCGTGCATTGCTTCGGGGACAACGCGAGCGAGATCATCCACATCGGCCAGGCGATCATGTCGCAGGAGGGCAAGGCGAACAGCCTCCTGTATTTCGTGAACACCACGTTCAACTACCCGAC
- a CDS encoding bifunctional folylpolyglutamate synthase/dihydrofolate synthase produces the protein MTSSRLIPLVDDLMRRAGRGMSLGLDRMHAALAALGNPEAKRRFVHVTGTNGKGSTSAMVEAITREAGLRTGLYTSPHLCRFAERIRVDGEPIAELALADALERVLVVAPEGLTFFEAMTLAAFVAFDAADVEVGVIEVGIGGRLDATNVLERPLGTAITSVALDHTALLGETRGAITRDKAGIFRRDVPVVLGPLDDEALAAALEVARDVGAGPVLRVARPSERATNADGVCVFEARALPDGRARIEGLLPEVVEAELGLAGAHQIGNAAVATALVVSSMPALKARPELITRGLAAARWPGRLERIERAGKTVLLDCAHNPHGAAALAEHVCSLGLSPDRVVLVFGALADKAWVGMLDVLGPLADRRIYAEPKGRAPVKATELSARFAGLVAPEGREAIRRALVVAGPSDLVVVAGSIYLVGEIRGELLGLACDPVVAL, from the coding sequence ATGACCTCTTCACGCCTGATCCCCCTCGTCGACGACCTCATGCGTCGCGCGGGCCGGGGCATGTCGCTCGGCCTCGATCGCATGCACGCCGCGCTCGCGGCGCTGGGCAACCCCGAGGCGAAGCGGCGGTTCGTCCATGTCACGGGGACGAACGGCAAGGGCTCGACGAGCGCGATGGTCGAGGCGATCACGCGGGAGGCGGGCCTCCGGACCGGGCTTTACACGTCGCCGCACCTCTGCCGCTTCGCCGAGCGTATCCGCGTGGACGGCGAGCCCATTGCGGAGCTCGCGCTCGCGGACGCGCTCGAGCGGGTGCTCGTGGTCGCGCCGGAGGGGCTCACGTTTTTCGAGGCGATGACGCTCGCGGCGTTCGTCGCGTTCGACGCGGCGGACGTCGAGGTGGGCGTGATCGAGGTCGGGATCGGGGGGCGGCTCGACGCGACGAACGTGCTCGAACGGCCGCTCGGGACGGCGATCACGTCGGTCGCGCTCGACCACACCGCGCTGCTCGGCGAGACGCGCGGGGCCATCACGCGGGACAAGGCGGGCATCTTCCGGCGCGACGTGCCCGTCGTGCTGGGTCCGCTCGACGACGAGGCGCTCGCGGCGGCGCTCGAGGTGGCGAGGGACGTGGGCGCGGGGCCGGTGCTGCGCGTGGCGCGGCCGAGCGAGCGGGCCACGAATGCGGACGGGGTCTGCGTGTTCGAGGCGCGGGCGCTCCCGGACGGGCGTGCGCGGATCGAGGGGCTCTTGCCGGAGGTCGTCGAGGCCGAGCTCGGGCTCGCCGGCGCGCATCAAATCGGCAATGCGGCGGTGGCAACGGCGCTCGTGGTGTCGTCGATGCCCGCGTTGAAAGCGCGGCCGGAGCTCATCACGCGGGGCCTCGCGGCGGCGCGCTGGCCGGGGCGGCTCGAGCGCATCGAGAGGGCAGGAAAAACCGTCCTCCTCGATTGCGCGCACAATCCCCACGGCGCCGCTGCGCTGGCCGAGCACGTGTGTTCCCTCGGGCTATCGCCCGATCGGGTGGTGCTCGTCTTCGGGGCGCTCGCGGACAAGGCGTGGGTGGGTATGCTCGACGTGCTCGGCCCGCTCGCCGATCGGCGCATTTATGCCGAGCCGAAGGGGCGGGCGCCGGTGAAGGCGACCGAGCTTTCGGCGCGTTTTGCCGGGCTCGTGGCGCCCGAGGGGCGCGAGGCGATCCGGCGGGCGCTCGTCGTGGCGGGCCCATCGGACCTCGTCGTCGTGGCGGGGTCGATTTATCTCGTGGGCGAGATCCGCGGCGAGCTGCTGGGCTTGGCCTGTGATCCGGTCGTCGCCTTGTAG